In Xiphophorus hellerii strain 12219 chromosome 13, Xiphophorus_hellerii-4.1, whole genome shotgun sequence, the following proteins share a genomic window:
- the trak1b gene encoding trafficking kinesin-binding protein 1 isoform X2 — translation MCADRVGQMTKTYNDIDAVTRLLEEKERDLELAAKIGQSLLKKNRTLTEQNDYLEEQVGQITEEVAQLHHELNLKDELLQFYTNAVEECEDESAASPTGKKSKAETASGVFLSDTLQRKLKELEEENLSLRSEASHLKSETETYEEKEQQLVSDCVKELRLSSLQISAIAEELARKTEDASRQQEEITHLLSQIVDLQKKAKSLAVENEELSQHLVAAKDAQRQLTAELQELQEKYSECIEMLHEAQEELKNLRNRNYPAGTPRRYHPLGLYPMDSLAAEIEGTMRKELSLDDPECEEQKIHRKRVFETVKSVNQTVRQRSLTPTNSNIPGSNQSLSTRTSPQSSGLSTPHSAMFGGDIVGDGVAYDNRTQTILMETACNQDNLECREKKASGAEDLRLALRRLSLRRQNNLSERRFFEEERERRRGRVHGTLDHDNVLTPSDSIMSLGNLNLWASRGPYLPDKLQIVKPLEGSAILHQWQQLAQPHLGVILDARPGVVPKGYRPLELELEQVYPWGGFEEDEPGEQYFQNLPTSSSSSSTASPAVPAVSSTGDTNLRQPPCSLGPPSPPSPSPSPHLSNTDALAAYYPGKSMAHTSSTYTFTTCRILHPTDEQTRVTPSLNPVSTSSSCVMSSSLWGTPAATPCTPRRLSLRPSESSTNLRDGTRTTSTSLGLVRLLQERGISAAMYHQSQGTGGVLFSTSIAPNRASNTEHLRPATPPNSPTRPGASAATTSEGFDFKSPSYDNFLASKPARSILKEVTETRGRQRARDCESQTDVSVAVYNLNLLDKVKRLGVAGGRAASPSPLLGPLGGLRRSGSPFGPDGMRRNRSYPAMVGASMAMKTPGPQE, via the exons ATGTGCGCAGACAGAGTAGGCCAAATGACAAAGACCTACAATGATATCGATGCTGTCACACGTCTGTTGGAGGAG aaagagagagacctGGAACTGGCTGCAAAGATCGGCCAATCTCTTCTCAAGAAGAACCGGACTCTGACTGAACAGAATGACTACCTGGAGGAGCAAGTGGGGCAGATCACTGAGGAG GTGGCCCAGCTTCACCATGAGCTCAACCTGAAGGacgagctgcttcagttttacACCAACGCAGTGGAGGAGTGTGAGGACGAGTCCGCCGCCTCCCCCAC GGGCAAGAAGAGTAAAGCAGAAACAGCTTCGGGAGTCTTTCTTAGTGACACGCTCCAGAGGAAACTCAAAGAGCTGGAAGAGGAGAACCTGTCACTCCGCTCAGAG GCCAGCCATCTTAAGTCAGAGACGGAAACGTATGAagagaaggagcagcagcttgtcAGTGACTGTGTCAAAGAGCTCC GGCTGTCCAGTCTGCAGATCTCTGCTATCGCTGAGGAGTTGGCTCGGAAAACCGAAGATGCCTCCCGTCAGCAGGAGGAGATCACGCACCTCCTCTCTCAGATAGTGGATCTCCAAAAGAAGGCTAAATCT CTGGCTGTTGAAAATGAGGAGCTATCTCAGCACCTAGTGGCAGCAAAGGACGCTCAGAGGCAGCTTACAGCAGAG ctgcaggagctgcaggagaAATACTCAGAGTGTATCGAGATGCTGCATGAAGCCCAGGAGGAGCTTAAGAACCTGAGGAACAGGAACTACCCTGCAGGAACTCCCCGACGCTACCACCCGCTGGGACTCTACCCAATG GATTCTCTGGCGGCGGAGATCGAAGGAACGATGAGGAAGGAGTTGAGTCTGGACGATCCTGAGTGTGAAGAGCAGAA GATCCACCGGAAGCGAGTGTTTGAGACGGTGAAGAGTGTGAACCAAACCGTTCGCCAGCGCTCGCTCACTCCGACCAACTCCAACATCCCAGGCTCCAACCAATCACTGTCCACTCGGACGTCGCCCCAGTCCAGCGGCCTCTCCACGCCTCACTCCGCCATGTTTGGCGGGGACATCGTCGGAGACGGTGTCGCCTATGACAACCGGACCCAGACCATTCTCATGGAGACAGCATGCAATCAGGACAA CTTAGagtgcagagagaagaaggcgAGCGGGGCAGAGGACCTGCGCCTGGCCCTGCGCCGCCTGTCTCTGCGCCGACAAAACAACCTGAGCGAGAGACGCTTCTTCGAAGAGGAGAGAGAGCGCCGACGGGGCAGAGTGCACGGAACCCTCGACCACGACAACGTGCTGACCCCTTCCGACAGCATCATGTCGCTTGGAAACCTGAACCTGTGGGCCTCCCGGGGGCCGTACCTCCCCGACAAGCTGCAGATCGTCAAGCCGCTCGAAG GTTCGGCCATCTTGCATCAGTGGCAGCAGCTAGCTCAGCCTCACCTCGGTGTGATCCTGGACGCCAGGCCCGGCGTCGTGCCGAAGGGCTACAGGCCCCTTGAGCTGGAGCTggaacag GTGTACCCATGGGGCGGTTTCGAGGAGGATGAACCAGGAGAACAGTACTTCCAGAATCTgcccacctcctcctcctcgtcctctaCGGCCTCGCCGGCTGTGCCTGCCGTCTCCAGCACGGGGGACACCAACCTCAGGCAGCCCCCGTGCAGCCTTGGCCCGCCGTCTCCGCCTTCCCCGTCCCCGTCTCCGCATCTTAGCAACACCGATGCGCTGG CTGCATACTATCCAGGAAAAAGCATGGCCCACACCAGCTCCACTTACACCTTCACAACGTGTCGGATCCTCCATCCAACGGACGAACAGACGCGCGTCACACCAAG TCTAAACCCCGTCTCCACGTCGTCCTCCTGTGTGATGAGCAGCAGCCTGTGGGGAACGCCCGCCGCCACGCCCTGCACGCCGCGCAGGCTCAGCCTCAGGCCCTCTGAATCATCCACCAACCTCAG AGATGGAACGCGCACCACCAGCACTTCCCTGGGGTTAGTGCGCCTCCTGCAGGAGAGGGGGATCTCAGCGGCCATGTACCACCAGAGCCAGGGCACTGGAGGAGTTCTGTTCAGCACCTCCATCGCCCCCAACAGGGCATCCAACACCGAACACCTACGACCCGCCACCCCTCCAAACTCCCCGACGAGGCCCGGCGCCTCGGCTGCCACGACCTCTGAAGGCTTCGACTTCAAGAGCCCGTCGTACGACAACTTCCTGGCGTCCAAGCCGGCGCGCTCCATCCTGAAGGAGGTGACGGAGACGAGAGGCCGGCAGAGAGCGAGGGACTGCGAGAGCCAAACGGACGTCAGCGTGGCCGTCTACAACCTCAACCTGTTGGACAAGGTGAAGCGACTGGGCGTGGCCGGAGGCAGGGCAGCGAGCCCCAGCCCCCTGCTGGGGCCTCTGGGGGGACTGCGCAGGTCTGGGTCCCCCTTTGGGCCGGATGGAATGAGAAGGAACAGGAGTTACCCGGCCATGGTTGGCGCCAGCATGGCCATGAAGACCCCGGGGCCCCAGGAATAG
- the trak1b gene encoding trafficking kinesin-binding protein 1 isoform X1: MCADRVGQMTKTYNDIDAVTRLLEEKERDLELAAKIGQSLLKKNRTLTEQNDYLEEQVGQITEEVAQLHHELNLKDELLQFYTNAVEECEDESAASPTGKKSKAETASGVFLSDTLQRKLKELEEENLSLRSEASHLKSETETYEEKEQQLVSDCVKELRLSSLQISAIAEELARKTEDASRQQEEITHLLSQIVDLQKKAKSLAVENEELSQHLVAAKDAQRQLTAELQELQEKYSECIEMLHEAQEELKNLRNRNYPAGTPRRYHPLGLYPMDSLAAEIEGTMRKELSLDDPECEEQKIHRKRVFETVKSVNQTVRQRSLTPTNSNIPGSNQSLSTRTSPQSSGLSTPHSAMFGGDIVGDGVAYDNRTQTILMETACNQDNSLECREKKASGAEDLRLALRRLSLRRQNNLSERRFFEEERERRRGRVHGTLDHDNVLTPSDSIMSLGNLNLWASRGPYLPDKLQIVKPLEGSAILHQWQQLAQPHLGVILDARPGVVPKGYRPLELELEQVYPWGGFEEDEPGEQYFQNLPTSSSSSSTASPAVPAVSSTGDTNLRQPPCSLGPPSPPSPSPSPHLSNTDALAAYYPGKSMAHTSSTYTFTTCRILHPTDEQTRVTPSLNPVSTSSSCVMSSSLWGTPAATPCTPRRLSLRPSESSTNLRDGTRTTSTSLGLVRLLQERGISAAMYHQSQGTGGVLFSTSIAPNRASNTEHLRPATPPNSPTRPGASAATTSEGFDFKSPSYDNFLASKPARSILKEVTETRGRQRARDCESQTDVSVAVYNLNLLDKVKRLGVAGGRAASPSPLLGPLGGLRRSGSPFGPDGMRRNRSYPAMVGASMAMKTPGPQE, from the exons ATGTGCGCAGACAGAGTAGGCCAAATGACAAAGACCTACAATGATATCGATGCTGTCACACGTCTGTTGGAGGAG aaagagagagacctGGAACTGGCTGCAAAGATCGGCCAATCTCTTCTCAAGAAGAACCGGACTCTGACTGAACAGAATGACTACCTGGAGGAGCAAGTGGGGCAGATCACTGAGGAG GTGGCCCAGCTTCACCATGAGCTCAACCTGAAGGacgagctgcttcagttttacACCAACGCAGTGGAGGAGTGTGAGGACGAGTCCGCCGCCTCCCCCAC GGGCAAGAAGAGTAAAGCAGAAACAGCTTCGGGAGTCTTTCTTAGTGACACGCTCCAGAGGAAACTCAAAGAGCTGGAAGAGGAGAACCTGTCACTCCGCTCAGAG GCCAGCCATCTTAAGTCAGAGACGGAAACGTATGAagagaaggagcagcagcttgtcAGTGACTGTGTCAAAGAGCTCC GGCTGTCCAGTCTGCAGATCTCTGCTATCGCTGAGGAGTTGGCTCGGAAAACCGAAGATGCCTCCCGTCAGCAGGAGGAGATCACGCACCTCCTCTCTCAGATAGTGGATCTCCAAAAGAAGGCTAAATCT CTGGCTGTTGAAAATGAGGAGCTATCTCAGCACCTAGTGGCAGCAAAGGACGCTCAGAGGCAGCTTACAGCAGAG ctgcaggagctgcaggagaAATACTCAGAGTGTATCGAGATGCTGCATGAAGCCCAGGAGGAGCTTAAGAACCTGAGGAACAGGAACTACCCTGCAGGAACTCCCCGACGCTACCACCCGCTGGGACTCTACCCAATG GATTCTCTGGCGGCGGAGATCGAAGGAACGATGAGGAAGGAGTTGAGTCTGGACGATCCTGAGTGTGAAGAGCAGAA GATCCACCGGAAGCGAGTGTTTGAGACGGTGAAGAGTGTGAACCAAACCGTTCGCCAGCGCTCGCTCACTCCGACCAACTCCAACATCCCAGGCTCCAACCAATCACTGTCCACTCGGACGTCGCCCCAGTCCAGCGGCCTCTCCACGCCTCACTCCGCCATGTTTGGCGGGGACATCGTCGGAGACGGTGTCGCCTATGACAACCGGACCCAGACCATTCTCATGGAGACAGCATGCAATCAGGACAA CAGCTTAGagtgcagagagaagaaggcgAGCGGGGCAGAGGACCTGCGCCTGGCCCTGCGCCGCCTGTCTCTGCGCCGACAAAACAACCTGAGCGAGAGACGCTTCTTCGAAGAGGAGAGAGAGCGCCGACGGGGCAGAGTGCACGGAACCCTCGACCACGACAACGTGCTGACCCCTTCCGACAGCATCATGTCGCTTGGAAACCTGAACCTGTGGGCCTCCCGGGGGCCGTACCTCCCCGACAAGCTGCAGATCGTCAAGCCGCTCGAAG GTTCGGCCATCTTGCATCAGTGGCAGCAGCTAGCTCAGCCTCACCTCGGTGTGATCCTGGACGCCAGGCCCGGCGTCGTGCCGAAGGGCTACAGGCCCCTTGAGCTGGAGCTggaacag GTGTACCCATGGGGCGGTTTCGAGGAGGATGAACCAGGAGAACAGTACTTCCAGAATCTgcccacctcctcctcctcgtcctctaCGGCCTCGCCGGCTGTGCCTGCCGTCTCCAGCACGGGGGACACCAACCTCAGGCAGCCCCCGTGCAGCCTTGGCCCGCCGTCTCCGCCTTCCCCGTCCCCGTCTCCGCATCTTAGCAACACCGATGCGCTGG CTGCATACTATCCAGGAAAAAGCATGGCCCACACCAGCTCCACTTACACCTTCACAACGTGTCGGATCCTCCATCCAACGGACGAACAGACGCGCGTCACACCAAG TCTAAACCCCGTCTCCACGTCGTCCTCCTGTGTGATGAGCAGCAGCCTGTGGGGAACGCCCGCCGCCACGCCCTGCACGCCGCGCAGGCTCAGCCTCAGGCCCTCTGAATCATCCACCAACCTCAG AGATGGAACGCGCACCACCAGCACTTCCCTGGGGTTAGTGCGCCTCCTGCAGGAGAGGGGGATCTCAGCGGCCATGTACCACCAGAGCCAGGGCACTGGAGGAGTTCTGTTCAGCACCTCCATCGCCCCCAACAGGGCATCCAACACCGAACACCTACGACCCGCCACCCCTCCAAACTCCCCGACGAGGCCCGGCGCCTCGGCTGCCACGACCTCTGAAGGCTTCGACTTCAAGAGCCCGTCGTACGACAACTTCCTGGCGTCCAAGCCGGCGCGCTCCATCCTGAAGGAGGTGACGGAGACGAGAGGCCGGCAGAGAGCGAGGGACTGCGAGAGCCAAACGGACGTCAGCGTGGCCGTCTACAACCTCAACCTGTTGGACAAGGTGAAGCGACTGGGCGTGGCCGGAGGCAGGGCAGCGAGCCCCAGCCCCCTGCTGGGGCCTCTGGGGGGACTGCGCAGGTCTGGGTCCCCCTTTGGGCCGGATGGAATGAGAAGGAACAGGAGTTACCCGGCCATGGTTGGCGCCAGCATGGCCATGAAGACCCCGGGGCCCCAGGAATAG